In a genomic window of Pseudomonas mohnii:
- a CDS encoding DinB family protein, with amino-acid sequence MINVRTACLLADYKQWANQRLFDNLAQLPPGEVEKQRASVFKTMIGTLNHIYVVDCIWQAHLEGRGHGFKTSHELVHPALTDLRLAQQDVDHWYSDWTARQTDASLDKPVRFTFLSGESGTMSAGAMLMHVVNHASYHRGWVIQMYFEIPAMPPMTDLPIYLRETDPQFNSLNVPMVEPTCAPQFSSATNVLPDRYR; translated from the coding sequence ATGATCAACGTACGCACTGCCTGCCTGCTTGCCGATTACAAACAATGGGCCAACCAGCGCCTCTTCGATAACCTGGCGCAACTGCCGCCGGGCGAAGTCGAAAAACAGCGCGCTTCAGTGTTCAAAACCATGATCGGCACGCTGAACCACATCTATGTGGTGGACTGCATCTGGCAGGCTCACCTCGAAGGCCGAGGGCACGGCTTCAAGACCTCCCACGAATTGGTGCATCCGGCCCTGACCGACTTGCGTCTGGCGCAGCAGGACGTCGATCACTGGTACAGCGACTGGACCGCCCGGCAGACCGATGCCTCACTGGACAAACCCGTCCGGTTTACCTTTCTCTCCGGTGAAAGCGGCACCATGAGCGCCGGCGCGATGTTGATGCACGTGGTCAATCACGCCAGCTATCACCGTGGTTGGGTGATCCAGATGTATTTCGAGATTCCGGCCATGCCACCCATGACGGACCTGCCGATCTACTTGCGCGAGACCGATCCGCAGTTCAATTCGCTCAATGTCCCGATGGTGGAGCCGACATGTGCTCCACAATTTTCGAGCGCAACCAACGTTCTGCCGGATCGTTATCGTTGA
- a CDS encoding NAD(P)/FAD-dependent oxidoreductase, with protein MSVDIDSVVVGAGVVGLAVARALAMSGREVILVEAGEGIGVGISSRNSEVIHAGIYYPGGSLKAQLCVEGKQRLYAFCEERGVSHQRLGKLIVATDDAQRTALQGLLEQGRRNGVDDLQWLEASEARELEPALSCVAALWSPSTGIVDSHGLMLALQADAEAAGASLAFHTPLLSARCLEQGFELHMGGAEPMTLSCRELINCAGLSAPEVASRIAGLPAQYIPAARLCKGSYFSFSGRAPFRHLVYPAPESAGLGVHMTLDLGGQARFGPDVEWVDHLDYRVNPSRGDGFYQAIRRYWPGLPDGSLQPAYSGIRPKISGPNEPAADFLISGPTQHGVAGLVNLFGIESPGLTSSLALADRVLDTLAQ; from the coding sequence TCGGGCTGGCGGTGGCCAGGGCGCTGGCCATGAGCGGGCGCGAAGTGATTCTGGTCGAGGCCGGCGAAGGCATAGGCGTGGGCATCAGTTCGCGCAATTCCGAAGTGATCCACGCCGGCATCTATTACCCCGGCGGCAGCCTCAAGGCGCAGTTGTGCGTGGAGGGCAAGCAACGCCTCTACGCCTTCTGCGAGGAGCGTGGCGTCAGCCATCAGCGCCTGGGCAAGTTGATCGTGGCCACCGATGATGCGCAGCGCACGGCGTTGCAGGGCTTGCTGGAGCAGGGCCGGCGCAACGGTGTCGATGACCTGCAATGGCTGGAGGCGAGTGAGGCGCGGGAGCTGGAACCGGCGTTGTCCTGCGTCGCCGCGCTGTGGTCACCGTCCACCGGCATCGTCGACTCCCATGGCTTGATGCTGGCGTTGCAGGCCGATGCCGAAGCCGCGGGGGCGTCACTGGCGTTTCATACGCCGCTGTTGTCGGCGCGTTGCCTCGAACAGGGTTTCGAGTTGCACATGGGCGGGGCCGAACCCATGACCTTGAGCTGTCGCGAGCTGATCAACTGTGCAGGGTTGTCTGCGCCCGAGGTGGCAAGCCGCATCGCCGGCCTGCCTGCGCAATACATTCCAGCGGCGCGGTTGTGCAAGGGCAGCTATTTCAGTTTCAGTGGCCGGGCGCCGTTTCGCCATCTGGTGTATCCGGCACCGGAAAGTGCCGGGTTGGGTGTGCACATGACCCTCGACCTAGGCGGCCAGGCGCGATTCGGGCCTGATGTGGAATGGGTCGATCACCTCGACTACCGCGTCAATCCATCCCGGGGCGACGGCTTTTATCAGGCGATCCGGCGTTACTGGCCGGGGTTGCCCGATGGCAGTCTGCAACCGGCCTACAGCGGTATTCGCCCGAAAATCAGCGGCCCGAACGAACCGGCCGCCGACTTTCTCATCAGCGGCCCGACTCAGCATGGCGTAGCGGGATTGGTGAACCTGTTCGGCATTGAATCCCCAGGCCTGACCAGTAGCCTGGCGCTGGCCGATCGGGTACTGGATACGCTCGCGCAGTAA